GAGCGAAGTGGCGCGTTTCAGGTGGCCAGGACCAACGTGGAGCGGTAGATTCGAACGCTTCGTGGTCGTGGTCGTGGTCGTGGTCGTGGCCGTGGTCGTGGTCGTGGTCGTAGCCGGATCCCACTCGTGACCGTGACCATCGGCAGCGCTTGGTGAGTGAGCATTCCGGCGATACGCACGATCAGTCGCTCGGACTTCGCCGGTCTCAGCAGCAGACCTGGCACCGAGGACGTGTCTGTCACTGGCCAGGTTGCTCGTACCGGCCACGACCACGACCACGACCACGACCACGACCACGATGTGCGATCGTCCACGGTGTGGTCAGGCAAGCCCCAGCCAGATCAATAGACCTCATCCGTGATCCTGTGGGGTTATTGAAACCAGCCCCGAGACGACATGCGGGGCCGCTTCATGGCCCACGGACCCACGCGGCTGCTGTTGCGGTCGCGAACCGGCTACTCGTGGAGCTCGGAACGGGCCTTGCCGGAAGAACCGTCTCCGAACTCCGCCACGAGGGATTCGGTGTCCCAGCCGTGATCCACGGATTGCTGGCCGCGCTCGAGATCGGTGCGCAGGATCGCCTCTGCTTCGGTAGCCGCACGCCGAACCTGGTGCACGAAGTCGTCGTCTCGATGGCTGCCCGCGAGCGAGCGCACGAGCGCTTCATCGAGCTTCCGAAACCGGGCTGCAACCCGCCGCGCGCGGTATGCCCGGTGGCCGAGCAGCTCCAGACCACGCACGCCCATGGCGATCGCGGACTCGAACGTCTCGCGAAAGACATGCTCGACGCCTGCCTGAACCAGGTCGTAGGCGTCGACGCGCCCATGGGCGCGGGCCAGGATGGCAAGCTGTGGGAAGTGCTTCTTGGCGGTGCGTACCAGCTCGAGCGTCTTTTCGGGCCGGTCCAACGCCAGGATCAAGACCTTGGCGTGCTCGGCGCCTGCATTGGTGAGCAGATCCAGACGCGAGGCGTCGCCGTAGTACACCTTGCGCCCGAAGCGCCGCAGCGTCTCGACCTGGTCGGAGTCGTATTCGAGCACCGTCGAGGCGATTCCCTGGGCGTCCAGCAGTCGCGTGCAGATCTGGCCGAAGCGACCAAAACCCGCCACGATCACGGGGTTGTCTCCGTGGATCGCGTCGTAGTCGGGCGCCCGCGTGCGCGCGCCAACGCGCGGCCGAATGACCTTGTCGAACAAGATCATGTTGAGCGGCGTCAGCGCCATCGACATCGCGACCACCAGTACCAGCGGGTCGCTGATTTCGTCGCCGAGGACTCCGCCTTGCCTGGCGGCGGACAGCAGCACGAACGCGAACTCGCCCCCCTGTGCCATCGCAAAGGAAAAGAGCAGGTTCTGACCGATGCCCAGCCGGAAGAGACGCGCGAGCAAGGCGAGCACCAAGAGCTTGCCCAGCATGAGCGACACCACCAGCCCTCCGATGAGCACCGGATCGGCGACGAAGCGCTCGAAATCGATCGAGGCTCCCACCGCGAGAAAGAACAGCCCCAAGAGCAGGCCCTTGAAGGGCTCGATGTCGCTTTCGAGCTCGTGGCGGTACTCGCTGTCGGCCAGCACCACACCGGCCACGAAGGTTCCGAGGGCGGGGCTGAGGCCCACCTGCGCCATCAAGAGCGCGATACCGATCACGAGCAGCAACGCGCCCGCCACGAAGATCTCGCGCAAGCGCGTTCGGGCGATGAAGCGGAACGCAGGCCGGACCGCGTAGTGCCCGCCGACCACGACGGCCGATACCGCGCCGAGCACGATCAGCGTCTGCATCCAGGGCGCCAGCTGCTCGAGCCAGCTCGAGGCGTGGTGTCCGCCGGGCGTCGCCTGCTGCGTGCGCGTGGCCAGCAGCGGAAACAGGGCCAGCATCGGGATCACCGCGATGTCCTGGAACAGCAGCACCGCGAAGGCGCTTTGCCCGGCCGCGCTCTTCATCAGGCCCTTTTC
This genomic window from Pseudomonadota bacterium contains:
- a CDS encoding monovalent cation:proton antiporter-2 (CPA2) family protein — translated: AAVVSVPLAKRLGLGSVLGYLLAGIAIGPFGLELLGDEVQDVMHFAEFGVVMMLFLVGLELEPSLLWRLRTPIVGLGGLQVGLTGALIAGVALAFGLHWKQGVAIGMVLALSSTAIVLQTLQEKGLMKSAAGQSAFAVLLFQDIAVIPMLALFPLLATRTQQATPGGHHASSWLEQLAPWMQTLIVLGAVSAVVVGGHYAVRPAFRFIARTRLREIFVAGALLLVIGIALLMAQVGLSPALGTFVAGVVLADSEYRHELESDIEPFKGLLLGLFFLAVGASIDFERFVADPVLIGGLVVSLMLGKLLVLALLARLFRLGIGQNLLFSFAMAQGGEFAFVLLSAARQGGVLGDEISDPLVLVVAMSMALTPLNMILFDKVIRPRVGARTRAPDYDAIHGDNPVIVAGFGRFGQICTRLLDAQGIASTVLEYDSDQVETLRRFGRKVYYGDASRLDLLTNAGAEHAKVLILALDRPEKTLELVRTAKKHFPQLAILARAHGRVDAYDLVQAGVEHVFRETFESAIAMGVRGLELLGHRAYRARRVAARFRKLDEALVRSLAGSHRDDDFVHQVRRAATEAEAILRTDLERGQQSVDHGWDTESLVAEFGDGSSGKARSELHE